From a single Calothrix sp. NIES-2098 genomic region:
- a CDS encoding cytochrome b6, with translation MANVYDWFEERLEIQALADDVTSKYVPPHVNIFYCLGGITLVCFLIQFATGFAMTFYYKPTVAEAYSSVQYIMTEVNFGWLIRSIHRWSASMMVLMMILHVFRVYLTGGFKKPRELTWVSGVILAVITVSFGVTGYSLPWDQVGYWAVKIVSGVPEAIPVVGVLISDLLRGGSSVGQATLTRYYSAHTFVLPWLIAVFMLFHFLMIRKQGISGPL, from the coding sequence ATGGCCAACGTTTACGACTGGTTTGAGGAGCGCTTGGAAATTCAAGCACTCGCTGATGATGTTACTAGCAAGTACGTTCCTCCCCACGTCAACATCTTTTACTGCTTGGGTGGTATTACCCTGGTTTGCTTCCTGATCCAGTTTGCGACTGGATTTGCTATGACGTTCTACTACAAGCCAACTGTTGCTGAAGCTTACTCCTCAGTGCAGTACATCATGACAGAAGTAAACTTCGGCTGGCTAATTCGCTCCATCCACCGCTGGTCTGCCAGCATGATGGTGCTGATGATGATTTTGCACGTCTTTCGCGTTTACCTGACAGGTGGTTTCAAAAAGCCCCGCGAATTGACTTGGGTAAGTGGCGTTATCCTGGCTGTAATCACCGTTTCCTTTGGCGTGACAGGTTACTCACTACCTTGGGATCAAGTTGGTTACTGGGCTGTGAAAATCGTTAGCGGCGTTCCAGAAGCAATTCCCGTGGTTGGTGTTTTGATCTCCGACCTGCTGCGTGGTGGTTCTAGCGTCGGTCAAGCGACCCTAACCCGCTACTACAGCGCCCACACTTTTGTTCTGCCGTGGTTGATTGCGGTCTTCATGCTGTTCCACTTCTTGATGATTCGCAAACAAGGCATTTCTGGGCCTTTGTAA
- a CDS encoding cytochrome b/b6-like protein produces MSTQKKPDLSDPILRAKLAKGMGHNYYGEPAWPNDLLYVFPIVIMGSFACIVALAVLDPAMNGEPANPFATPLEILPEWYLYPVFQILRSLPNKLLGVLAMASVPLGLILVPFIESVNKFQNPFRRPVATTVFLFGTLVTLWLGIGAALPLDKSLTLGLF; encoded by the coding sequence ATGTCAACACAGAAAAAACCCGATCTGAGCGATCCGATTCTCAGAGCCAAACTGGCCAAAGGTATGGGTCATAACTACTATGGCGAACCAGCTTGGCCAAACGACCTACTTTATGTATTTCCCATCGTCATTATGGGATCGTTCGCTTGCATTGTGGCTCTAGCAGTGCTAGACCCAGCAATGAACGGCGAACCAGCTAATCCTTTTGCTACGCCGTTGGAAATTTTGCCAGAGTGGTACTTATACCCAGTATTCCAAATTTTGCGATCGCTTCCTAACAAACTCTTAGGAGTTTTAGCGATGGCTTCAGTACCACTGGGACTGATTCTCGTTCCTTTTATCGAGAGCGTCAATAAGTTCCAAAACCCCTTCCGTCGTCCCGTTGCAACCACAGTGTTCCTATTTGGGACACTTGTGACCCTGTGGCTAGGTATTGGTGCTGCCTTACCATTGGACAAATCTTTGACTTTGGGACTGTTCTAA
- a CDS encoding putative anti-sigma regulatory factor serine/threonine protein kinase: MLSIVQHDHLTVKSDLKLLNQVQQWFEQFCRQNLSQLGWSQTQLYRLNLALAEGFTNAVRHAHSALPPETTIEIEVCLWIDRLEMRIWDYGQPFNPDAIAEPKPGTLQVGGYGWFLLRRLADRVVYERGSDGRNCLLIVKYAVEKQN, from the coding sequence ATGCTTAGCATAGTGCAGCACGACCATCTGACGGTGAAGAGCGATCTTAAGCTCCTTAACCAAGTGCAACAATGGTTTGAGCAATTTTGTCGGCAAAATTTGTCTCAACTTGGCTGGTCACAAACCCAACTCTATCGGCTCAACTTAGCATTAGCGGAAGGCTTTACTAACGCAGTTCGTCATGCTCATTCAGCTTTACCACCAGAAACCACTATAGAGATTGAGGTTTGCTTGTGGATTGATAGACTGGAGATGAGAATTTGGGATTATGGACAACCTTTTAATCCCGATGCGATCGCCGAGCCAAAACCCGGTACTCTTCAAGTAGGAGGCTATGGATGGTTTCTACTTAGACGTTTGGCCGATCGTGTTGTCTACGAACGTGGTTCGGATGGTAGAAATTGTTTGCTGATTGTTAAATATGCCGTAGAGAAACAGAATTAG
- a CDS encoding NAD-dependent epimerase/dehydratase has product MTKTALITGITGQDGYYLSHLLLARGYRVVGLVPPHRQPNLAKLGSLANLVEIYTVDLRDRVALLTAIEQLRPEEIYNLAAPSFVPDSWNDPLGTLDLITGTATRMLEAIRQVGLSTRFYQASSSEMFGDVFCSPQDEDTPFRPKNPYAAAKLHAHWTMVHHRQRYGLFACSGILYNHESPLRSPQFVTRKVSLAAASIKLGLADTLEMGNLDAKRDWGFAGDYVEAMWLMLQIDEPEEYVIGTGKLHSVRDLVSTAFECVGLDWQHYVTINTNLLRPDEHFQLVANPSKAKTNLGWETQVSFEEILEKMVQADLERLQSGAIAPATNSQRVSVQHNNANQ; this is encoded by the coding sequence ATGACTAAGACAGCCCTTATTACAGGAATTACTGGACAAGATGGTTACTATCTTAGCCATTTGCTGCTTGCTCGTGGTTATCGAGTTGTTGGATTAGTACCGCCACATCGACAACCCAATTTGGCAAAACTCGGATCTTTAGCAAATCTGGTGGAAATCTATACGGTTGATTTGCGAGATAGAGTGGCGCTGTTAACTGCGATTGAACAGCTACGTCCTGAAGAAATTTATAATCTAGCTGCGCCAAGTTTTGTACCTGATTCTTGGAACGATCCTTTAGGAACCCTAGATCTGATAACTGGGACTGCTACTAGGATGTTGGAAGCAATCAGACAGGTTGGTTTATCGACGCGGTTTTATCAAGCCAGCAGTTCCGAAATGTTTGGTGATGTCTTTTGTTCTCCTCAAGATGAAGACACACCTTTCCGTCCCAAAAATCCCTACGCAGCAGCTAAGTTACACGCCCACTGGACAATGGTACATCACCGACAGCGCTATGGTTTATTTGCCTGTAGTGGAATTTTGTATAACCATGAATCTCCTTTGCGATCGCCTCAGTTTGTGACGCGCAAAGTTTCTTTAGCCGCCGCCTCAATTAAATTGGGTTTAGCCGACACTCTAGAAATGGGTAACTTAGACGCTAAACGCGATTGGGGTTTTGCTGGAGATTATGTTGAAGCTATGTGGCTTATGTTACAAATAGATGAGCCGGAGGAATACGTAATTGGCACGGGTAAATTACACAGTGTTCGCGATCTGGTATCTACAGCCTTTGAGTGTGTAGGACTAGATTGGCAGCATTATGTAACGATAAATACCAATTTGCTCCGACCAGATGAACATTTTCAACTGGTTGCTAACCCCAGCAAAGCCAAAACCAATCTTGGCTGGGAAACCCAAGTCAGCTTTGAAGAAATTTTAGAAAAAATGGTTCAAGCAGATTTGGAACGGTTGCAAAGCGGTGCGATCGCTCCCGCCACAAACTCTCAGCGCGTATCTGTACAACACAACAACGCTAATCAGTAA
- a CDS encoding group 1 glycosyl transferase, with protein MGENLSRANKFNRTTNHVFVFLEIFIHEGGIQSYVKDIFRAYQKLSLGYKAEVFVLRDSPNSSHPWNSENLKFYGFKTQSPQIGRLKMTLALLKCLLLQRPQHVFCGHINLASLIQTLCQPLGIPYTVLTYGKEVWEPLNIRERQALTSASGIWTISRYSRDRSCAANFINADRVKILPCAIDGDKFTPGPKQPELIAKYGLTNARVLMTVARLWSGDIYKGVDVTIRALPQIIQVFPDLKYLVIGRGDDQPRLAQLAKDLGVSDRVIFAGFVPTEELIPHYRLADAYIMPSQEGFGIVYLEAMACGIPVLSGDDDGSADPLQDGNLGWRVPHRDPNGVAAACIEILTGVDQRCDGHWLREQAIALFGMDALQKRLQELL; from the coding sequence GTGGGCGAAAATCTCAGTCGAGCTAATAAATTTAATCGCACAACTAACCATGTATTTGTGTTCTTAGAGATTTTTATACACGAAGGTGGGATTCAGTCTTATGTTAAAGATATTTTTCGTGCCTATCAAAAATTGAGTTTAGGCTATAAAGCAGAAGTATTTGTACTGCGAGATAGCCCCAACTCTTCACATCCCTGGAACTCAGAAAATTTAAAATTTTATGGATTTAAAACTCAATCTCCCCAGATTGGTCGATTGAAAATGACATTGGCGTTGCTTAAGTGTTTGCTGCTACAACGTCCTCAACACGTTTTTTGCGGTCACATCAACTTAGCAAGCCTGATACAAACTCTTTGCCAGCCATTAGGGATTCCTTATACAGTCTTAACTTACGGTAAAGAAGTATGGGAACCGCTGAACATCAGAGAACGTCAGGCACTCACATCGGCATCAGGGATTTGGACAATTAGCCGCTACAGTCGCGATCGCAGCTGTGCGGCTAATTTTATCAACGCCGATCGAGTAAAAATATTGCCTTGTGCCATTGATGGAGACAAATTTACTCCTGGTCCAAAGCAGCCAGAACTAATAGCCAAGTACGGCTTAACCAATGCCAGAGTTTTGATGACTGTAGCGCGGTTATGGTCAGGGGATATTTACAAAGGTGTGGATGTCACAATTCGAGCATTACCGCAAATTATTCAAGTTTTTCCTGACCTAAAATACTTAGTCATTGGTCGTGGTGATGACCAACCGCGATTAGCTCAACTTGCCAAAGATTTAGGTGTGAGCGATCGCGTAATTTTTGCTGGGTTCGTACCCACAGAGGAATTAATACCGCATTACCGCCTTGCTGATGCCTACATTATGCCTTCCCAAGAAGGCTTTGGTATTGTCTATTTAGAAGCAATGGCTTGTGGGATACCAGTCCTATCTGGCGATGATGATGGTTCAGCAGACCCCTTGCAAGATGGTAACTTAGGATGGCGAGTTCCTCACCGCGATCCCAATGGTGTAGCAGCAGCTTGTATAGAAATTCTCACAGGAGTTGACCAACGTTGTGATGGGCATTGGCTAAGAGAACAAGCGATCGCACTTTTCGGCATGGATGCTTTGCAAAAACGCCTGCAAGAGTTGCTTTGA
- a CDS encoding TPR repeat-containing protein, translated as MEELNILEPMLNFYVDHKEFIDNLLSGGLPTILPAIVSFFWWLIWRQRQRRIPPEIFAFEVIKPHSPDLMQQILGGDEKDPLADQNITYQKRVTHRSISQELQQLLEQYRWVLIVGRNGLGKTREAAEVAKNLNQTGWTVLYLKPNEWLDVPARLPKVIGGDRKLLFFLDDLNQKMHRSHEEISPEAEKSLVERFTVPLQQRLLDTLTKYESFCGKAEIRVIATARNEKLPDFPGEVNAWDKLQWEKYPKLWQQFQIYELPEPEDRAIVGVLEATVPKTKISTQPEQYPELARRNDATFRNVVENLQRLRNDGLPLNSNTYRESLGKTWENRYQESVQRYPASQYIYDAVDLLQQFNIPLERFIVEATAQMLAGGNFWQRLWYRCQINVALNFLIHAERILTPRDGQIEGKGKHVEAKEYLLPFAKVILKLADRHPKQMQRLLLNFGVEMAVANYDREAIACWDKTIKIQPNYYPAWGNRGIALSKLGRFAEAIASYDKVLEIKPDDYLGWYYRGNVLDEDGQHEQAIASYDKALALKPDLHQAWNNRGIALRNLGRHQEALSSYNQALAIIPNLHQGWVNRGNALRNLGEFAEAVESYNKALAIQPQDSYNWYSRGNCLKNLGKLEAAIASYDKALAIQPDDEVWYNRGHALGDLGRYEDAVISYDQALALKPDKHEAWYNRGNILLHLERFEDAVKSYDLALAIKPNKDEAWNNRGNALFNLGRYEDAIKSYDQALLIQSDKPKAWKNRGNALFNLGRYEEAIKSYDQALLIQPDKHEAWYNRGNALRNLGKYLEAIASYDQALLIKPDKHEAWNNRGLALTYLHRYHDAIASYDQALLIKPDKHEAYYNKACCYGLLGNADLAIENLQKVIKLHPDECREMAKTDSDFDPIREDQRFLALIFQ; from the coding sequence ATGGAGGAATTAAACATTCTGGAGCCAATGCTCAACTTTTATGTAGACCACAAGGAATTTATCGACAATCTGCTTTCAGGTGGGTTGCCGACTATTTTACCTGCTATTGTTAGTTTCTTTTGGTGGTTGATCTGGCGACAACGCCAACGGCGCATTCCCCCAGAAATTTTTGCTTTTGAGGTAATTAAGCCTCACAGTCCAGACTTGATGCAGCAAATTTTGGGCGGTGATGAGAAAGACCCATTGGCAGACCAAAATATAACTTACCAAAAGCGGGTGACTCATCGCAGCATCAGCCAAGAATTACAGCAGCTGCTAGAACAATACCGTTGGGTGTTAATTGTGGGACGTAATGGACTGGGAAAAACACGGGAAGCGGCTGAAGTAGCGAAGAATCTTAATCAAACAGGCTGGACGGTACTTTATCTCAAGCCGAATGAATGGTTGGATGTACCTGCACGGTTGCCAAAAGTAATTGGAGGCGATCGCAAGTTACTATTTTTCTTAGATGACCTCAATCAAAAAATGCACCGCAGCCACGAGGAAATCTCTCCAGAAGCGGAAAAAAGTTTGGTGGAACGCTTTACAGTTCCTTTACAACAAAGGCTGCTCGATACGTTAACTAAATACGAGTCTTTCTGCGGTAAAGCAGAAATTCGTGTGATTGCTACAGCACGTAATGAAAAGCTACCAGACTTTCCTGGCGAAGTTAATGCTTGGGATAAACTGCAATGGGAGAAATATCCTAAATTGTGGCAGCAATTTCAAATTTATGAATTGCCAGAACCAGAAGATCGGGCAATAGTTGGGGTGTTAGAAGCAACTGTTCCCAAAACCAAAATTTCTACTCAGCCAGAACAGTATCCTGAATTGGCGAGGCGCAATGACGCCACGTTCAGAAATGTAGTAGAAAATCTCCAACGTCTGCGCAACGATGGCTTACCCTTAAACTCCAACACGTACCGGGAGAGTTTAGGGAAGACTTGGGAAAACCGCTATCAAGAGTCAGTACAGCGATACCCTGCAAGCCAGTATATCTACGATGCGGTGGATTTATTGCAGCAATTCAACATCCCCCTGGAACGTTTCATCGTCGAGGCGACAGCCCAAATGTTAGCAGGTGGGAATTTTTGGCAAAGGCTGTGGTATCGTTGCCAAATTAACGTTGCTCTGAACTTTCTTATTCATGCTGAACGCATTCTGACACCTAGGGATGGGCAAATAGAGGGCAAGGGTAAACACGTAGAAGCCAAAGAATATTTGTTGCCCTTTGCTAAGGTAATCTTAAAACTAGCGGATCGACACCCCAAACAAATGCAGCGCTTACTACTCAATTTTGGTGTAGAGATGGCGGTAGCAAATTACGATCGGGAAGCTATTGCTTGCTGGGATAAAACAATCAAAATTCAACCCAATTATTACCCAGCTTGGGGTAATCGGGGTATCGCACTCAGTAAGCTAGGACGTTTTGCAGAGGCGATCGCATCTTATGACAAGGTGTTAGAAATTAAACCGGATGATTACTTAGGTTGGTATTACCGAGGTAACGTCCTAGATGAAGATGGACAACACGAACAAGCGATCGCATCTTACGACAAAGCACTGGCTCTCAAACCAGACCTACATCAAGCTTGGAATAATCGAGGAATTGCGCTGCGAAATTTAGGACGACATCAAGAGGCGTTGTCATCTTACAATCAAGCACTGGCAATTATCCCCAACTTGCATCAAGGTTGGGTTAACCGAGGCAATGCTCTGCGGAATTTAGGGGAATTTGCAGAGGCGGTAGAATCCTATAATAAAGCACTCGCTATTCAACCCCAGGATAGTTACAACTGGTACAGTCGCGGTAATTGCCTCAAGAACTTGGGTAAATTAGAAGCTGCGATCGCATCTTATGACAAAGCACTCGCTATTCAACCTGATGATGAAGTTTGGTATAACCGGGGTCATGCCCTTGGCGATCTAGGAAGGTATGAGGATGCTGTAATATCCTATGACCAAGCACTTGCGCTCAAACCGGATAAACACGAAGCTTGGTACAATCGCGGTAATATACTATTGCATTTAGAACGCTTTGAAGATGCGGTAAAATCCTACGATCTAGCATTGGCAATCAAACCAAATAAGGACGAAGCTTGGAATAATCGGGGTAATGCCCTGTTTAACTTGGGAAGGTATGAAGATGCGATAAAATCTTACGACCAAGCTTTATTAATTCAATCAGACAAACCTAAAGCTTGGAAAAATCGCGGCAATGCCTTATTTAATTTGGGAAGATATGAAGAGGCAATAAAATCTTACGACCAAGCTTTATTAATTCAGCCAGACAAACACGAAGCTTGGTACAACCGAGGTAATGCTTTACGTAACTTAGGCAAATATTTAGAAGCGATCGCATCCTACGACCAAGCGCTATTAATTAAACCAGACAAACACGAAGCCTGGAATAACCGAGGATTAGCACTGACGTACTTACACCGATACCATGATGCGATCGCATCCTACGACCAAGCGCTATTAATTAAACCAGACAAACACGAAGCCTATTACAACAAAGCTTGTTGTTATGGCTTACTAGGAAACGCAGATTTAGCAATTGAAAACTTACAAAAAGTTATCAAACTTCATCCTGATGAATGTCGCGAGATGGCAAAAACTGACTCTGATTTCGACCCAATTAGAGAAGATCAACGCTTTTTGGCATTAATCTTCCAGTGA
- a CDS encoding phosphoribosyltransferase: MAMSVKVVEILSSEELRRTVTRLASQIVERTRDLSQLVLLGIYTRGVLLAELLARQIETLEGVSVEVGALDITFYRDDLDQIGLRTPAKTDIPFDLTGKTVVLVDDVIFKGRTIRAALNAVNEYGRPEVIRLAVLVDRGHRELPIHPDFIGKQLPTAKEEIVKVYLQDWDGKDAVELIAN; the protein is encoded by the coding sequence ATGGCTATGTCTGTCAAAGTAGTTGAAATTCTCTCATCGGAAGAACTCCGTCGGACTGTAACTCGTCTGGCTTCTCAAATTGTGGAGAGGACACGCGATCTATCTCAACTGGTTTTACTTGGTATTTATACTAGAGGCGTGCTATTAGCTGAATTATTGGCACGTCAGATTGAGACATTAGAAGGAGTCTCTGTAGAGGTGGGGGCATTGGATATTACATTTTATCGAGACGACCTCGATCAAATTGGATTGCGGACTCCAGCCAAAACCGATATCCCTTTTGACCTTACAGGTAAAACGGTTGTTCTTGTAGATGATGTCATTTTCAAAGGCAGAACAATTCGCGCTGCTTTGAATGCAGTTAACGAGTACGGTAGACCAGAGGTGATTCGTTTAGCAGTTTTGGTAGATAGAGGACATCGAGAGTTACCAATTCATCCAGATTTTATTGGTAAACAATTGCCCACAGCCAAAGAGGAGATTGTCAAAGTTTACTTACAAGATTGGGATGGAAAAGATGCAGTGGAGTTGATTGCAAATTAG
- the cobD gene encoding cobalamin biosynthesis protein: MTSVVVLIVAALLDYLIGDPWGWPHPVKFMGWAISHFTKLTLKYCHNSLTQRIAGIVLGIVLVIGSGVISWVIIQSAKWLHPLLAIALESILLASCFAGRSLRTAAVTVLKPLTAGNLAEARDTLSNYVGRDTKNLSEAEILRAILETVTENATDGVMAPLFYAIVGGLIPFVGVVPLALAYKASSTLDSMVGYREAPYTYLGWFSARLEDYLTWLPCRLTVITLALLSGKPLYVWRICSRDAVADPSPNSGWSECAYAAILGVQMGGTNWYRGVAKNKPLLGNDIYPITQKSITSALQLTRYSFLLWLGVAIAIFLIPLNR; encoded by the coding sequence ATGACATCAGTTGTTGTTTTGATAGTTGCTGCACTTTTAGATTACTTGATTGGCGATCCTTGGGGTTGGCCGCATCCAGTTAAATTTATGGGATGGGCAATTTCCCACTTCACCAAACTGACCCTAAAATATTGTCATAATTCTCTCACCCAAAGAATAGCTGGAATTGTCTTAGGTATCGTCTTAGTGATTGGTAGCGGAGTTATTAGTTGGGTAATAATTCAAAGTGCTAAATGGCTGCATCCACTATTGGCAATTGCCCTAGAAAGTATTCTCTTAGCTAGTTGTTTTGCTGGCAGAAGTTTAAGAACAGCAGCAGTTACTGTATTAAAACCTTTAACAGCAGGAAATTTGGCAGAGGCTCGCGATACTTTAAGTAATTATGTTGGTCGAGATACCAAAAACCTTTCCGAAGCAGAAATTTTGCGAGCGATTTTAGAAACAGTAACTGAGAATGCTACTGATGGGGTAATGGCTCCGCTGTTTTATGCAATTGTGGGAGGATTAATTCCATTTGTGGGAGTTGTGCCGTTAGCTTTAGCATATAAAGCTAGTAGTACTCTTGATTCAATGGTGGGCTATCGGGAAGCACCTTATACTTATTTGGGATGGTTTAGTGCGCGTTTAGAAGATTACCTGACGTGGCTTCCTTGTCGGTTAACAGTAATAACGTTGGCGTTGTTATCAGGTAAACCCCTGTATGTTTGGCGTATTTGTAGCCGAGATGCTGTAGCCGACCCAAGTCCTAATTCTGGCTGGAGTGAGTGCGCCTATGCTGCTATCTTGGGCGTGCAGATGGGAGGTACAAATTGGTATCGTGGCGTAGCCAAAAATAAACCACTGCTAGGAAATGATATTTATCCCATCACCCAAAAGAGCATTACATCTGCTTTGCAATTAACTAGATATTCTTTTTTACTTTGGTTAGGGGTAGCGATCGCTATATTCTTAATTCCCCTAAACAGGTAA
- a CDS encoding BadM/Rrf2 family transcriptional regulator: protein MKLTTRGHYSVKALLDLSLQPEYGPVSVRAIANRQDIPAPYLEKLLIEMRRAGLVKSIRGSVGGYQLAREPVKISIGQILESVGETITYLPHHTPTSAQAEDWVTFTLWQRLNQKLKEAIYSITLADLYYDARSWQASLGEEANFVV, encoded by the coding sequence ATGAAACTAACAACGAGAGGACACTACAGTGTTAAAGCTTTGCTTGATTTAAGTTTACAGCCAGAGTACGGCCCTGTATCTGTGAGAGCAATTGCCAATCGTCAAGATATTCCTGCTCCTTACCTAGAAAAATTATTAATAGAAATGCGTCGTGCTGGGTTAGTGAAATCAATTCGCGGCAGCGTTGGCGGATATCAATTGGCAAGAGAACCTGTAAAAATCTCTATAGGACAAATTTTAGAGTCAGTAGGTGAAACAATTACTTATTTGCCCCACCACACCCCAACATCAGCACAAGCTGAAGATTGGGTAACATTTACGCTTTGGCAGAGACTAAACCAAAAGCTAAAAGAAGCTATATATAGTATTACTCTGGCAGATCTCTATTACGATGCTCGGAGTTGGCAAGCTTCACTGGGAGAAGAAGCTAATTTTGTTGTCTAG
- a CDS encoding Cl- channel voltage-gated family protein, whose product MTLLPPTELRKVTEPPAFPSLSTRLARLINRFQPSLETVVLLLAILIGGGTGMGVVTFHYLIQLIHDLMLEDLMGIIGAWGAWTLACVPTLGGLIVGLMRWRTQDFGPGLSSLIAASQGKEIKQPLRPVTKMLAASVSLGSGASLGPEGPSVEIGANFGMLLSLVLQVSQEQQRLLLGAGAAAGLAAGFNAPIAGVFFALEVVMGATSFATSAVSVVLLAAVVAALIAQIGLGAQPAFALPLYQVRSPLELPIYLGLGLGASLVSLAYKESIRLAKACFAGQVPILGFLGKIPRHIHPIIGGVIVGVVALYYPQILGIGYGTVQAMLQDVEFSLPLLIVLLVVKLLTTAISTGSGFVGGLFAPAMFLGASFGSAYAKIVALIAPAIGAQMAAPPAYAMVGMAAVLAASVRAPLTSILMLFELTRDYRIVLPLMAAVGLSVWLIERIKPNSNSNSNLQQIGLSELKDEKTEMLQEILVEDAMLTCPKKLSTTLGILDAAKEMIRDRCHSALVINEAEKLVGIISLEDINRSLRLGQNYQNLPAEIQSNLSNQTLLDICTTEVLYAWRDEPLSEALDRMALRGLHQLPVVARDNHEHILGLLEKEQIALTCSLAVTHQAIHQYLSARPLTDAIAKH is encoded by the coding sequence ATGACTCTCTTGCCTCCCACGGAACTGAGGAAGGTGACGGAACCACCTGCTTTTCCTTCTCTTTCCACTCGTTTAGCCCGCTTAATTAACCGTTTTCAACCATCTCTAGAAACCGTTGTGCTGCTTTTAGCCATATTAATTGGCGGCGGTACGGGTATGGGTGTAGTTACCTTTCATTATTTGATCCAGCTGATTCACGACCTCATGCTGGAAGACTTAATGGGCATTATTGGTGCTTGGGGCGCGTGGACTTTAGCCTGCGTTCCCACTCTTGGCGGCTTAATTGTCGGCTTGATGCGCTGGCGCACGCAAGACTTTGGCCCGGGACTTTCATCTTTAATTGCTGCTTCTCAGGGAAAAGAAATCAAACAGCCACTACGCCCTGTCACTAAAATGTTGGCAGCATCAGTGTCCTTGGGAAGTGGTGCTTCTTTGGGGCCAGAAGGGCCAAGTGTGGAAATTGGTGCCAATTTTGGGATGTTATTGTCTTTGGTGCTGCAAGTATCTCAAGAGCAACAGCGTTTGCTTTTGGGTGCTGGTGCAGCGGCGGGATTAGCAGCAGGTTTTAATGCACCGATTGCTGGAGTGTTTTTTGCTCTAGAGGTTGTGATGGGAGCTACTTCTTTTGCTACTTCTGCTGTGAGTGTGGTGCTGTTAGCAGCAGTGGTAGCAGCTTTAATTGCGCAAATTGGTTTGGGGGCACAACCTGCTTTTGCTTTACCTTTGTATCAAGTCCGCAGTCCTTTAGAATTGCCAATTTATCTCGGATTGGGTTTAGGAGCAAGTTTAGTTTCTCTAGCTTATAAAGAATCAATTCGGTTAGCCAAAGCCTGCTTTGCTGGACAAGTTCCCATTTTGGGATTTTTGGGAAAAATTCCTAGACATATCCATCCAATTATTGGTGGCGTCATTGTTGGTGTAGTAGCTCTGTATTACCCACAAATTTTGGGCATTGGTTATGGCACTGTACAAGCTATGCTGCAAGATGTGGAGTTTTCTCTGCCTCTGCTAATTGTACTATTGGTAGTAAAGTTGTTGACGACAGCAATTAGCACTGGTAGCGGTTTTGTCGGCGGTTTGTTTGCACCAGCGATGTTTTTAGGTGCTTCTTTTGGCTCGGCTTACGCAAAAATTGTGGCTTTAATTGCACCAGCAATTGGCGCACAGATGGCTGCTCCCCCAGCTTACGCAATGGTAGGAATGGCAGCAGTTTTAGCGGCTAGCGTCAGAGCGCCGTTAACGTCAATATTAATGTTGTTTGAATTAACGCGTGACTACCGCATTGTTTTACCTTTAATGGCGGCAGTGGGTTTGAGTGTTTGGTTGATCGAGCGAATCAAGCCGAATTCTAATTCTAATTCTAATTTGCAACAGATTGGACTTTCGGAATTGAAAGATGAAAAGACAGAGATGTTGCAGGAAATTTTAGTAGAAGATGCAATGCTAACATGTCCGAAAAAATTGTCAACAACCCTGGGGATATTAGACGCAGCTAAGGAAATGATCCGCGATCGCTGTCATAGTGCTTTAGTAATTAATGAAGCCGAGAAATTAGTAGGGATTATCTCTTTAGAAGATATCAACCGTTCGCTTCGCCTGGGACAAAACTATCAAAATTTGCCCGCAGAAATCCAGAGTAATTTATCCAATCAAACTCTTCTAGATATTTGTACCACTGAAGTTCTTTATGCTTGGAGAGATGAACCTTTATCTGAAGCTTTAGACCGCATGGCGCTTCGGGGTTTGCATCAGTTACCAGTGGTAGCACGAGACAACCACGAGCACATTTTAGGTCTGCTAGAGAAGGAGCAAATTGCATTAACGTGTAGTTTAGCAGTCACGCATCAAGCAATTCACCAATATTTATCTGCCCGACCCTTAACAGATGCGATCGCTAAACATTGA